Proteins from one Chitinophaga oryzae genomic window:
- a CDS encoding VOC family protein: MNKTNITGIHHLAIQANDFAATCRFYEALGLEPFHSWALPEYNITHAALLRIPGTNSFIEIFDKDANVAAQGRRKMPGESVVTGALLHLALTVVDVDGAYAHALSLGATSCVEPCELSLGIPPLKVRNALVYGPDGEVIEFIAFI; this comes from the coding sequence ATGAACAAAACGAATATCACCGGCATCCATCATCTGGCTATACAGGCCAATGATTTCGCCGCCACCTGCAGATTTTACGAGGCGCTGGGTCTTGAACCTTTTCATTCCTGGGCGCTTCCGGAATATAATATCACGCACGCCGCACTGTTACGGATCCCGGGCACAAATTCCTTCATCGAGATCTTCGACAAAGATGCGAATGTAGCGGCGCAGGGCCGCCGGAAAATGCCCGGAGAAAGCGTCGTGACCGGTGCATTGCTGCACCTGGCGCTGACGGTCGTTGATGTGGACGGCGCCTATGCGCACGCATTATCGCTCGGCGCTACGAGCTGCGTCGAACCTTGTGAATTATCGCTGGGAATTCCGCCGTTGAAAGTTCGTAACGCACTGGTGTACGGGCCGGATGGAGAAGTGATCGAATTCATCGCTTTTATTTAA
- the glk gene encoding glucokinase: protein MQTIKKQHYLPKFVAPVYEEGVDLYLLAGDLGGTKTNLALFRLADGDLDVVREDKYASRDYASFSEIIQHFISQGDRQPQRICIGVAGPVVKGKVELTNLARELSEEEIRQATGIRAVALINDLEATAYGLATLSPGQLTTLHRGAADNSGNMAIIAPGTGLGMAGLYWDGQYHHPFPTEGGHGDFAPRTELDIALLRYLQEKYEIASWERVISGPGIVTIYQFLRDVKGMEVPAALEAEMEAGDDAAAISKAAMEGKTAICVKTMELFVRYLARESCNLVLKMKSTGGLFLGGGIPPKIARLLETGEFYHHYLQGDRMAELLASVPIHIVNNDKSALWGAAYYAGLLAD from the coding sequence ATGCAGACGATCAAAAAGCAGCACTATTTGCCGAAGTTTGTAGCACCTGTATATGAGGAGGGGGTAGACCTGTATCTGCTGGCAGGTGATCTGGGAGGCACCAAAACCAACCTGGCGTTGTTCCGGCTGGCCGATGGCGATCTGGATGTGGTGCGTGAAGATAAATATGCTTCCCGTGACTATGCCAGTTTCTCGGAGATTATTCAGCATTTTATCAGTCAGGGCGACCGGCAGCCGCAACGTATATGCATTGGCGTAGCCGGACCGGTGGTGAAGGGAAAAGTGGAACTGACCAATTTGGCGCGCGAGCTGAGTGAAGAGGAGATCCGTCAGGCTACGGGTATTCGTGCGGTAGCGCTGATCAATGATCTCGAAGCTACTGCTTACGGTCTTGCTACTTTATCTCCCGGGCAACTGACTACGTTGCACCGCGGTGCCGCCGACAATAGTGGTAATATGGCGATTATTGCGCCAGGTACGGGTTTGGGCATGGCGGGGCTATACTGGGACGGGCAGTATCATCATCCGTTTCCTACAGAGGGGGGGCATGGCGACTTTGCGCCCCGTACAGAGCTGGACATCGCCTTGTTACGTTATCTGCAGGAGAAATATGAGATTGCCAGCTGGGAGCGTGTGATTTCCGGACCGGGCATCGTGACCATCTACCAGTTTCTCCGTGATGTGAAAGGTATGGAAGTGCCGGCGGCGCTGGAGGCTGAAATGGAGGCCGGCGACGATGCGGCAGCCATCAGCAAGGCAGCGATGGAAGGCAAAACCGCCATCTGCGTGAAGACGATGGAGCTGTTTGTGCGTTATCTGGCCCGTGAATCCTGCAACCTGGTGCTGAAGATGAAGTCCACCGGAGGGTTGTTCCTCGGCGGCGGCATTCCTCCAAAGATTGCACGGTTGCTGGAGACCGGGGAATTCTATCATCATTACCTGCAGGGCGACCGGATGGCAGAATTACTGGCCAGCGTTCCGATACATATTGTCAATAATGATAAGTCAGCCCTTTGGGGCGCGGCATATTATGCTGGATTATTAGCAGATTAG
- a CDS encoding helix-turn-helix domain-containing protein — protein MLTAETIYENHCPPTRALAPFVYEYVYRFISIPDGMTLVRDMPLRIFSSIDFFPGDPFETRDLHTGKTLPFARCSIRGPRTFTKYKIDLRGNFRSFSVRLQHGGLYRLLAIPADELRDQSVDAMTVLPAYFAEIQAQLTSCQDIASCVALVEPYLLRLAMSRKKEIRPSAAVSELVSNIEGTLAPSSIRDLSDKIFLSRRQLERNFIREIGTTPKLFSRMIRFTHMLKYKDKFPDVNWANLAYEFHYADQMHLVRDFREFLGVPPSRFLAEKFAF, from the coding sequence ATGTTAACCGCCGAAACCATATATGAAAACCATTGTCCGCCAACACGGGCATTAGCTCCGTTCGTTTACGAATATGTGTACCGGTTCATCAGTATTCCGGATGGCATGACCCTGGTAAGGGACATGCCGCTGCGTATCTTCAGCTCCATCGATTTTTTTCCGGGCGATCCGTTTGAGACCCGGGACCTGCATACCGGGAAAACGCTGCCTTTTGCGCGATGCAGTATCCGGGGGCCCAGGACTTTCACCAAGTATAAGATTGATCTGCGCGGCAATTTCAGATCCTTTTCCGTCCGCCTTCAGCATGGAGGGCTGTACCGGCTACTGGCCATTCCTGCAGACGAACTACGGGACCAGTCCGTGGATGCTATGACGGTGCTCCCCGCCTATTTCGCCGAAATACAGGCACAGCTTACCTCCTGCCAGGATATTGCTTCCTGTGTAGCGCTCGTTGAACCTTATCTTTTGCGTTTGGCGATGAGCCGGAAAAAAGAAATCCGGCCATCAGCCGCAGTTTCGGAACTGGTCTCCAACATCGAGGGCACGCTGGCGCCTTCGTCTATCCGTGATTTATCGGACAAAATATTTCTGTCGCGGCGGCAGCTGGAGCGGAATTTTATCCGTGAAATAGGTACCACGCCGAAATTGTTCAGCCGCATGATCCGGTTTACACATATGCTGAAGTATAAGGATAAGTTTCCCGATGTCAATTGGGCTAACCTCGCCTATGAGTTCCACTACGCCGACCAGATGCACCTTGTCCGCGATTTCCGGGAATTTCTGGGGGTGCCTCCCTCTCGTTTCCTGGCCGAAAAATTTGCGTTTTAA
- a CDS encoding TetR/AcrR family transcriptional regulator → MKGRPAIYDNDAVILKAQEVFWEKGYSATSLQDLQAATQMGSGSLYNTFRGGKKELFSKALQQRREAFLAFKRELKEHASPVDLIKDFFRSLAEADEHTHLKGCIVANTVTALAFVDQDLETEAISILKDVERMFTETVREAQKSGSITNPADAAVLGRYLVTCWNGLNVTRRMHPNKEKLKELIEVQLSILQ, encoded by the coding sequence ATGAAAGGAAGACCAGCAATATATGATAACGACGCAGTTATCTTAAAGGCCCAGGAGGTATTCTGGGAGAAAGGATATAGTGCTACATCCTTGCAGGACCTGCAGGCAGCTACTCAAATGGGAAGCGGCAGTTTATATAATACTTTTCGCGGCGGTAAGAAAGAACTTTTTTCCAAAGCCTTGCAGCAACGCCGGGAGGCCTTTCTGGCCTTTAAAAGAGAATTGAAAGAGCATGCCTCGCCGGTGGACCTCATCAAAGACTTCTTCAGAAGCCTCGCAGAGGCCGATGAACACACGCACCTGAAAGGATGTATTGTGGCCAACACGGTAACCGCCCTGGCTTTTGTGGACCAGGACCTGGAGACCGAAGCCATAAGTATCCTGAAGGATGTGGAGCGGATGTTTACAGAAACGGTCCGGGAAGCCCAGAAGTCGGGGAGTATTACCAACCCCGCTGATGCCGCTGTTTTAGGCAGATACCTGGTCACCTGCTGGAATGGTCTTAACGTGACCCGAAGAATGCATCCTAATAAAGAGAAACTGAAAGAGCTGATTGAAGTACAACTCAGCATACTGCAATAA
- a CDS encoding SusC/RagA family TonB-linked outer membrane protein produces MRKVLFFPMGMVLLCLNATTLPQRAMAQQTIPTGKQRQEKMTVDAALKKLEKKYGVTFVYDKTLANEKYTSFNPDHAGSQSVEDQLKAILYPNGLLFLYIKKDYYAITVNKDKSNQMLTADNEAKKDEAQPLPAATLSAARGRVTDEKGAPLERISVQVAGTTTGAYTDADGLFSIPNAANKKLMISGVGYAPQEVLVSGASPVNVKLVTSSKELTEVVVVGYGEQKRAKIVGAVATVNSKEITEAPVARVTDALSGRVPGLFVSKASGAPGKGSTFYVRGISTTNNSEPLVVIDGIPNRSLDDLAPSDVETISVLKDASAIAVYGARAANGVILVTTKAGGSGKPSISFSGNLTVQQQTRALKPLGSYEYAGLYNVALKNENSFNPAVGKGYTDEVLEKFRTGSDPDRYPNTDWYNDILAPTSIQQRYDLSVSGGSEKTRYFVSAGYNNEGGFYPMVTYKRYNVRSSLQSEIAKGLLFDVKLAGIMSDSRDARAGSSTIMKIAISSPPYYVNKYSNGLYGFVPAAKGNIYQQSRGEDGYRQNNVNTFNGTMSLQYKLPFTEGLSVKGTFAYDRNMTNFRSFAKPYALYTMDNAGVMKKANNTPTAPELTESNRQNYYATSEFSVNYDRSFKDHHVGGMVLYTQTVFNERYFGATGRNFVSPALEILNASDPTNTAVEGTASRQYRQGVVGRFTYDYQQKYLLEMNFRYDGSDIFPRDGRFGFFPSIGAGWVISKENFFPQRGLVDYLKLRGSWGLLGNDRVDPYQFLASYSLVGADIYGVSHGYSFGGVNPVYYQGLQLNVLPNPNFTWEKAVMSNIGFDMQLWDSRISITADYFYKRTKDILAPRAQAVPDVIGITLPVENAGIVDNRGFEISAGYNGTAGKFTYYVKPNITFARNKMVYYPEASSIPEWQRLTGKPVAIRLNGGSSKPKFVSDGLYQSQDEVEKGPKPLYPTVSAGDIRYVDIDGDGKITNNDKIITDNGGYPEIQYGIAMGGRYKGFELNLLWQGNGNVMAYVYGPYSFPFYADGHAQEIHKDYWTPDNPGAAFPRLSIAYVNNTQDSDFWLRNAAFIRLKNAELAYNVPAQWLRLAGIKGVRVYLNGNNLLTFSRLKQIDPEAAANGTVAYPIIRSYNAGVNIQL; encoded by the coding sequence ATGAGGAAAGTCTTATTCTTCCCTATGGGAATGGTATTGCTTTGCCTGAACGCCACCACTCTTCCGCAAAGGGCTATGGCACAGCAAACCATACCAACCGGCAAACAACGACAGGAAAAGATGACCGTGGATGCGGCATTGAAAAAACTGGAAAAGAAATACGGTGTCACTTTTGTCTATGACAAAACACTGGCCAACGAAAAGTACACCTCCTTTAATCCCGACCATGCCGGCAGTCAAAGCGTAGAAGATCAGCTGAAAGCTATCCTCTACCCTAACGGCCTGTTGTTCCTTTATATTAAAAAGGATTATTACGCTATTACCGTCAATAAAGACAAAAGCAACCAGATGCTGACGGCTGATAATGAAGCTAAAAAGGACGAAGCACAACCACTGCCAGCCGCTACGTTGTCCGCAGCAAGAGGGCGTGTAACCGACGAGAAAGGCGCCCCCCTCGAACGTATCAGCGTACAGGTAGCCGGTACCACCACCGGCGCCTATACGGACGCCGACGGCTTGTTCAGCATACCGAATGCCGCCAATAAAAAACTGATGATCAGCGGCGTGGGTTATGCCCCGCAGGAGGTGCTGGTCTCCGGCGCCTCCCCGGTAAACGTGAAGCTGGTCACCTCTTCCAAAGAACTGACGGAAGTGGTGGTCGTAGGTTACGGTGAACAAAAGAGAGCAAAAATAGTAGGTGCAGTCGCTACGGTCAACAGCAAGGAAATTACCGAAGCACCCGTGGCCAGGGTGACCGACGCCTTATCCGGCCGTGTGCCGGGCCTTTTTGTATCCAAAGCCAGCGGCGCTCCCGGCAAAGGCTCTACCTTTTATGTGCGTGGCATCAGCACTACCAACAACTCCGAACCACTGGTGGTAATAGATGGTATCCCCAACCGAAGCCTGGACGACCTCGCCCCCTCCGACGTGGAAACCATCTCCGTGCTGAAAGACGCCTCCGCTATCGCGGTATACGGCGCCAGGGCGGCTAACGGGGTGATACTCGTCACCACCAAAGCCGGTGGGTCCGGTAAACCATCCATTAGCTTCAGCGGCAACCTGACAGTCCAGCAACAGACAAGAGCCCTTAAACCACTGGGATCCTATGAGTATGCTGGGCTGTACAACGTGGCGCTCAAAAACGAGAACAGCTTTAACCCGGCCGTGGGTAAAGGTTACACCGATGAAGTACTGGAAAAGTTCAGGACCGGCAGCGATCCTGACCGCTATCCTAACACTGACTGGTACAATGATATCCTTGCTCCCACCTCTATACAGCAGCGGTATGACCTGTCTGTGAGCGGTGGCAGCGAAAAGACGCGCTACTTTGTGTCCGCAGGGTACAACAACGAAGGTGGTTTCTACCCGATGGTGACCTACAAACGGTATAACGTGCGCAGCAGCCTCCAGTCTGAAATCGCCAAAGGCCTGCTGTTCGATGTGAAGCTGGCAGGTATTATGTCTGACAGCAGAGACGCCCGTGCCGGCAGTTCCACCATCATGAAAATAGCCATTTCCAGTCCGCCGTATTATGTAAATAAATACAGCAACGGCCTTTACGGATTCGTTCCTGCCGCCAAGGGCAATATTTATCAGCAATCCAGGGGGGAAGACGGCTACAGGCAAAATAACGTCAACACCTTCAACGGTACCATGTCGTTACAATATAAGCTGCCTTTCACAGAGGGCCTCTCCGTAAAAGGAACTTTCGCCTACGACAGGAACATGACCAATTTCCGGAGCTTCGCAAAGCCGTACGCGCTGTATACCATGGACAATGCCGGCGTTATGAAGAAGGCCAACAACACCCCCACAGCGCCCGAGCTGACAGAGAGCAACCGGCAGAACTACTATGCCACCAGCGAATTCTCTGTGAACTACGACCGTTCTTTTAAAGATCATCACGTAGGCGGCATGGTGTTATATACCCAAACAGTTTTTAACGAACGGTATTTCGGCGCTACAGGCAGAAACTTCGTATCACCGGCACTGGAAATCCTGAATGCTTCAGATCCTACCAATACAGCCGTGGAAGGCACTGCCAGCCGTCAGTACAGACAAGGGGTGGTGGGCCGTTTCACTTATGACTATCAACAGAAGTACCTGCTGGAAATGAACTTCCGGTATGATGGGTCCGATATCTTTCCCCGGGATGGCCGCTTCGGTTTCTTCCCTTCTATCGGTGCCGGCTGGGTGATATCCAAAGAAAATTTCTTCCCGCAGCGGGGCCTGGTCGATTATCTTAAACTCCGTGGTTCCTGGGGCCTGCTGGGTAATGACCGTGTAGATCCCTACCAGTTCCTCGCCAGCTACAGCCTCGTAGGTGCAGATATTTACGGCGTGAGCCATGGCTATTCTTTTGGCGGCGTCAACCCGGTATATTACCAGGGCCTTCAGCTGAACGTACTGCCTAACCCCAACTTCACCTGGGAAAAAGCGGTGATGAGCAACATCGGTTTCGATATGCAGCTGTGGGACAGCCGGATCAGCATTACCGCCGACTACTTCTACAAACGCACCAAGGATATCCTTGCTCCCCGTGCACAAGCCGTACCGGATGTTATCGGCATCACCCTGCCCGTGGAAAACGCAGGTATCGTGGATAACCGTGGTTTCGAAATCAGCGCCGGCTATAATGGTACCGCAGGTAAATTCACCTACTACGTAAAACCCAACATCACCTTTGCGCGCAACAAAATGGTGTACTACCCGGAGGCCAGCAGCATCCCGGAATGGCAACGGCTGACGGGCAAACCGGTCGCCATCAGGCTCAATGGCGGCAGTTCTAAACCGAAATTTGTATCAGATGGCTTGTACCAGTCGCAGGATGAGGTGGAGAAAGGACCTAAGCCATTGTATCCTACCGTATCCGCCGGTGATATCCGTTATGTGGATATCGATGGTGACGGCAAGATCACCAACAATGACAAGATCATCACCGACAACGGCGGTTACCCGGAAATACAATACGGTATCGCCATGGGCGGCCGCTACAAGGGCTTTGAACTCAACCTGCTGTGGCAGGGAAATGGTAACGTGATGGCTTACGTATACGGGCCTTACTCCTTCCCGTTTTATGCTGACGGCCACGCACAGGAGATACATAAAGACTACTGGACGCCGGATAATCCCGGCGCGGCCTTCCCCCGTTTGTCCATCGCTTATGTCAATAACACACAGGACTCTGATTTCTGGTTACGCAATGCCGCCTTCATCCGTCTGAAAAATGCCGAACTGGCGTACAACGTTCCCGCTCAGTGGCTGCGCCTCGCAGGCATTAAAGGAGTAAGGGTTTATCTCAACGGCAACAACCTGCTCACCTTCAGCCGTTTGAAACAAATAGATCCCGAAGCGGCGGCCAACGGTACCGTAGCCTATCCGATCATCCGGAGCTATAATGCCGGTGTCAACATTCAACTGTAA
- a CDS encoding RNA polymerase sigma factor, giving the protein MDTHEQRNINVIFNAPDSPEAAAAYKMYYRQLYNYGRKLTDNNSLIEDAIHDVFVSMWQAHSRNPAMDASKSYVYSSFRRKLVRYHEDAIRRMQREERASESAAPEFGADHILIHREQDQQLKTAILQALQQLTPRQREAVYLRFYENMQYDEIAAVMDISVKATYKLMARALDELKQLVNIPFYLLLPMLRLLFIRQ; this is encoded by the coding sequence ATGGACACTCATGAACAACGGAATATCAACGTTATATTTAATGCTCCGGATTCCCCAGAGGCGGCAGCCGCTTATAAAATGTATTACAGGCAGCTGTACAACTACGGCAGGAAACTGACGGACAACAACAGCCTGATCGAAGACGCCATTCATGACGTATTTGTGTCCATGTGGCAGGCCCATAGCCGCAACCCAGCTATGGACGCCAGTAAGAGCTACGTATACAGCAGCTTTCGCCGTAAACTGGTCCGCTATCACGAAGATGCCATCAGGCGGATGCAGCGCGAAGAGCGGGCCAGCGAGTCCGCAGCACCCGAATTCGGCGCCGACCATATCCTGATCCACCGCGAACAGGACCAACAGCTGAAAACAGCCATACTACAGGCTTTGCAACAGCTCACCCCCCGGCAGCGGGAAGCCGTCTATCTCCGCTTCTATGAAAACATGCAGTATGATGAGATCGCCGCGGTGATGGATATCTCCGTTAAAGCCACTTATAAACTCATGGCCCGGGCACTGGATGAACTCAAACAACTGGTGAACATCCCCTTCTACCTGCTGCTGCCTATGCTCCGGTTATTGTTTATCCGGCAGTAA
- a CDS encoding FecR family protein: MQRDKPDNEKYSVTALLGDPSFVRWALQQAPTDTARWEKWIAAGPDNATTAATAKQLLLQVRFTEHLPTEEMAAQSYQRFTGTIAALRQSPVQRRRLYAFLTWRNAAIWTGLLAIAGTAAFYTWRQQTTMKVSTAFGETRQVVLPDSSLVMLRANSTLQYRRSLNGQLRELWLRGEAWFSVNPDKKAAGFVVHTEDADVTVLGTTFDLKQRRHRTAIFLQSGKVRVDFHDPQRTSRILSPGDLVEYDAQHQQVSASKTDSSYSSWTQGKLTLTDAPLSDIIDILENNYGEKIVVSDEKIKERKIEGIIYLENKADILFIISNVLDIQISRRNDTMYFSNRK; the protein is encoded by the coding sequence ATGCAGCGCGATAAACCGGACAATGAAAAATACAGTGTAACAGCTCTGCTGGGCGATCCGTCTTTTGTGCGATGGGCATTACAGCAAGCCCCAACGGATACCGCCCGGTGGGAAAAGTGGATCGCTGCAGGCCCTGACAATGCTACTACCGCAGCAACGGCGAAGCAACTGCTGTTACAGGTCCGGTTCACGGAACACCTGCCAACGGAAGAAATGGCGGCACAGTCGTACCAAAGGTTTACCGGTACCATCGCGGCACTCCGGCAATCACCCGTTCAACGCCGGCGCCTATACGCTTTTTTGACATGGCGCAACGCCGCCATCTGGACAGGCTTGCTGGCCATAGCAGGTACCGCTGCGTTTTACACCTGGCGGCAGCAAACAACAATGAAAGTGTCTACCGCTTTCGGGGAAACCAGGCAGGTAGTACTTCCCGACAGCTCTCTCGTGATGCTGCGCGCCAATTCCACCCTGCAATACCGCCGCTCCCTGAATGGACAGCTGCGTGAATTGTGGCTCCGTGGAGAGGCCTGGTTCAGCGTGAACCCGGATAAAAAAGCAGCCGGATTTGTTGTGCACACGGAAGATGCCGATGTAACGGTATTGGGCACTACCTTCGACCTGAAGCAACGCCGGCACCGGACCGCCATCTTCCTGCAATCCGGGAAAGTGCGCGTCGACTTTCATGATCCGCAGCGGACCAGCAGGATCCTCTCCCCTGGCGACCTCGTGGAATATGACGCACAGCATCAACAAGTCTCCGCGTCGAAAACCGACAGCAGCTACAGCAGCTGGACACAGGGTAAGCTGACATTGACAGACGCTCCCCTGTCTGACATTATAGATATCCTGGAGAACAACTACGGGGAAAAAATCGTAGTGAGCGATGAAAAAATAAAGGAAAGGAAAATAGAAGGTATTATATACCTGGAGAACAAAGCAGACATTCTCTTTATTATCTCCAACGTGCTTGACATACAAATCAGCCGCAGAAACGATACTATGTATTTCAGTAACCGAAAATAA
- a CDS encoding glycoside hydrolase family 15 protein produces MERHTYQTGLIGNCAFLAHINKDTNVDWLCWPRMDSSFIFGGLLDRKKGGTFSILPNGDFDSHQYYMENTNVLCTEITTHEGSYRVTDFAPRFLQYERFFKPLMLIRKVEPLEGSPRVRVKCTPTCDYGAAQLHPVRGSNHIEFAGCEDKIRLTTNIAVSYVFEEEYFVLNETKYLILTYGQPLEAALTSTAERFLRETITYWHTWIKHSSIANYHQPYVIRAALALKIHQNEDTGAIIAASTTSLPEFPDSGRNWDYRYCWMRDTYYVITALNHIGHFEEMEKYFSYITDISFSGDFRYQPLYGITGKKELVETILPHLDGYMGNQPVRVGNQAYEHIQNDIYGQVLISMLPLYTDHRFIFSERKDSDRWINLLLKKIERTIDEKDAGIWEFRNMANVHCYTNLFQWAGCNAAEKMARTIGNEELIERAIALKNRAAAHIESCYDPVRKVYTNAAGSQHLDASTLQLIMMNYLDPASEKARDHLAGLEKELKTPEGLFYRYRHSDDFGLPRTTFLVCAFWYVEALACVGRVDDAQREFSKLLQYSNHLLLFSEDVESATGSQWGNFPQAYSHVGLMNAAYRIAMKLDKPIFL; encoded by the coding sequence ATGGAAAGACATACCTATCAGACTGGACTTATTGGTAACTGCGCCTTCCTGGCGCATATCAACAAAGACACGAATGTAGACTGGCTCTGCTGGCCGCGGATGGACAGCTCCTTCATTTTTGGCGGGCTGCTCGACCGTAAAAAAGGAGGTACGTTTTCCATCCTTCCCAACGGTGATTTCGACTCCCATCAATATTATATGGAGAACACCAACGTGCTCTGTACCGAAATCACCACACATGAGGGCAGCTACCGGGTGACGGACTTCGCCCCCCGCTTCCTGCAATACGAACGCTTTTTTAAGCCGCTGATGCTGATCCGGAAGGTAGAACCCCTCGAAGGCTCTCCCCGCGTCAGGGTGAAATGCACGCCCACCTGCGACTATGGCGCAGCTCAGCTGCACCCGGTACGAGGCAGCAACCACATTGAGTTTGCCGGATGTGAAGATAAAATCAGACTGACTACCAATATCGCTGTCAGTTATGTTTTTGAAGAAGAATATTTTGTGCTGAACGAAACCAAGTACCTGATACTCACCTACGGGCAACCGCTGGAAGCGGCGCTGACCAGCACAGCCGAACGGTTCCTCCGGGAAACCATCACCTATTGGCACACCTGGATCAAACACTCTTCCATCGCCAATTACCATCAGCCATATGTGATCAGGGCCGCGCTGGCACTTAAAATCCACCAGAACGAAGACACCGGCGCCATCATTGCCGCCAGTACCACCAGTCTCCCCGAATTTCCGGACAGCGGCCGCAACTGGGATTACCGCTACTGCTGGATGCGTGACACCTATTATGTTATTACCGCGCTGAACCATATCGGGCACTTCGAGGAAATGGAAAAGTACTTCAGCTACATTACTGATATCTCCTTCTCCGGCGACTTCCGCTATCAGCCCCTGTATGGCATTACGGGCAAAAAGGAACTGGTGGAAACCATTCTCCCCCACCTCGACGGCTATATGGGCAACCAGCCCGTCAGGGTCGGCAACCAGGCCTACGAACATATCCAGAATGATATATATGGACAGGTGCTGATTTCTATGCTGCCCCTGTATACAGACCACCGCTTCATCTTCTCTGAGCGAAAAGACTCTGACCGCTGGATCAATCTCCTGCTGAAGAAAATAGAGCGTACCATCGATGAAAAAGACGCAGGTATCTGGGAGTTCCGCAACATGGCTAACGTACACTGTTATACGAACCTGTTTCAGTGGGCCGGCTGCAACGCCGCAGAGAAAATGGCGCGCACCATCGGCAATGAAGAACTGATTGAAAGGGCAATTGCATTGAAAAACCGCGCCGCCGCCCACATCGAAAGCTGCTACGACCCTGTCCGGAAAGTATACACCAACGCCGCCGGCAGCCAGCATCTCGATGCCAGCACCCTGCAGCTGATCATGATGAACTACCTCGATCCCGCCTCCGAAAAAGCGCGGGACCACCTGGCAGGCCTGGAAAAAGAACTGAAAACACCGGAAGGACTGTTTTACCGCTACCGTCACTCAGACGATTTCGGACTCCCCAGGACTACCTTCCTCGTGTGTGCATTCTGGTATGTAGAGGCGCTCGCCTGTGTAGGACGTGTGGATGATGCGCAACGCGAATTCAGTAAGCTGCTGCAGTACTCCAATCACCTCCTGCTCTTTAGTGAAGACGTGGAATCCGCTACCGGCAGCCAATGGGGTAATTTCCCACAAGCATACAGCCATGTAGGCCTGATGAACGCCGCCTATCGTATCGCCATGAAACTGGACAAACCAATATTCCTTTAA
- a CDS encoding SDR family NAD(P)-dependent oxidoreductase yields MDVQLVSKRAFISGSTQGIGFAIAQYLAQEGAEVILHGRTPAKVDKAVKRLAALVPEAIVTGMAADLSVQEEVTTLLQQLPPVDILVNNAGIFEVKDFMDVTDDSWSHFFDINVMSAVKLSRQVLQGMLSRHWGRIIFISSESGINVPGNMIHYGTTKAAMLALSNGLSKLTKGTQVTVNTILGGPTYSDGVAAAVEYIAASHQQPAEVIRQQIMHSANPHSLLERFIDPAEIASLAVYLASPLSSAINGASIRADGGVLRTL; encoded by the coding sequence ATGGATGTACAATTAGTATCGAAACGTGCTTTCATCAGCGGTTCCACACAGGGAATCGGATTCGCGATCGCGCAGTATTTAGCACAGGAGGGAGCAGAAGTGATCCTTCACGGAAGAACACCTGCCAAAGTGGATAAGGCCGTAAAGCGCCTGGCAGCGTTGGTTCCCGAAGCCATCGTAACAGGAATGGCAGCAGACCTGTCAGTACAGGAGGAGGTGACGACATTGCTGCAGCAGCTGCCGCCGGTAGATATACTCGTCAACAACGCAGGCATATTTGAAGTCAAAGATTTCATGGATGTTACAGATGACAGTTGGAGCCATTTCTTCGACATCAATGTCATGAGCGCTGTAAAGCTCTCCAGGCAGGTGTTGCAGGGAATGCTGTCCCGCCATTGGGGACGGATCATTTTTATCAGCAGTGAATCCGGGATCAATGTCCCGGGCAACATGATCCACTACGGTACTACCAAAGCGGCCATGCTGGCGCTCAGTAACGGATTGTCGAAACTAACAAAAGGCACGCAGGTAACTGTAAACACCATCCTGGGAGGCCCTACTTATTCTGATGGCGTGGCAGCGGCGGTGGAGTATATCGCCGCCAGTCACCAGCAACCTGCTGAAGTCATCAGGCAACAGATCATGCATAGCGCCAATCCTCATTCACTATTGGAACGATTTATCGATCCTGCAGAAATAGCCAGCCTGGCGGTATACCTGGCAAGTCCCTTGTCATCAGCCATCAACGGCGCCTCCATAAGGGCCGATGGCGGCGTGCTAAGAACGCTGTAA